CTGCGTTTGGAGCCGGGTGCCGGTGAGCGCCTCGGGTGGCAAGGGGGCGCAGCTCACCGAGGCGCAGTTGACGACGAAATGGGCTCTCGGGTCCTTGAACAGCGGGCGGATGAGGCCATGCTCCAGGTTGTCGAGGCTGAGCTTGTAGCCGCCGACGATGTGCGCCTTGCGCGAGAAGACATCGGGAATGTCGCGGATGCTGGCCACCGGGAGCGCCGGGCTGCCTTTGTAGGTCCCCAGGATCGAATCGATGGTGAAGGCGTTGTAGGCGTTGATCAGCAGCGCCAGCAGCTCGTCGCGCGACAGCGCGGCGAGGTCGGCGCCGGCGATCGATTTCAGGTAGGTCTCGAGATCCTCGGGGCGGGCCTTCAATCCGTCGTAATCGAAGCGGCGGCCCATGTCGCGCGAATGGCGCGAAAGAACCCGGCTGAATGCGGCGTGATCGAAGGAGCCCTGGCCGGAGGCGATGCCTCGCCGGATCGTCTCCGAGGCTTCGCCCTGAATCGCCACCGCCTTCGGAGCGCACGACCCGGCCAGACTCGAAAGCATCAAGGCGATGGAAAGGAGGGTGCAGGAGCCGGCTTGCCGGGTGAGAGTCCCGGCCTTGCCGCCCCTCATCGGGTCTGCTCGCGCAACGCCCGGCGCGCCAGCCGCGCGACATAGAAGGTCAGCAACGCCGTCGCCGCCAGGCCGACTCCCCAGAAAACCCCTTCCCAGAGATTGCCGACCTCGGGCCCGCTGGCGTTCGCGGCCACCGCCCGTCCCGCGAATCCGAGATAGACGTAGAGAATGGTTCCCGGGAGCATGCCGACCCAGCTGGCCAACAGGTACGGCCAGAAGCCGACCTTGGTCAGTCCGAAGAGATAGTTGAGCAGGTTATAGGGAAAGATCGGGCTGAGCCGCGTCAGGAAGACGATCTTCCATCCCTCCTTGCCTACGGCCGCGTCGAGCGATGCGAAGCGCGGGTTCTCCGCCGCCCAGCGCGCCACGCGATCCCTTGCCAGATAGCGCGCAATCAGGAAGGATGCCGCGGCGCCGAGAGTCGCCCCCGCCG
Above is a genomic segment from Candidatus Polarisedimenticolia bacterium containing:
- a CDS encoding DUF547 domain-containing protein codes for the protein MRGGKAGTLTRQAGSCTLLSIALMLSSLAGSCAPKAVAIQGEASETIRRGIASGQGSFDHAAFSRVLSRHSRDMGRRFDYDGLKARPEDLETYLKSIAGADLAALSRDELLALLINAYNAFTIDSILGTYKGSPALPVASIRDIPDVFSRKAHIVGGYKLSLDNLEHGLIRPLFKDPRAHFVVNCASVSCAPLPPEALTGTRLQTQLEAAARGTLSSPDYLRVENGRLRVTKLLDWYGSDFVSEGFRGAEKNLPRYLRKYATEEVVRFIDSAGGNPPYDFMDYDWTLNRAATLRLAEPGIPRSN
- a CDS encoding TVP38/TMEM64 family protein produces the protein MKSWKMKALLVAALVVAAIVLLRVLQFQGTLERSVRWASGTGTPGLVIFSFIYMGAAVLFLPGSVLTLLAGALFGLKRGTLAVSAGATLGAAASFLIARYLARDRVARWAAENPRFASLDAAVGKEGWKIVFLTRLSPIFPYNLLNYLFGLTKVGFWPYLLASWVGMLPGTILYVYLGFAGRAVAANASGPEVGNLWEGVFWGVGLAATALLTFYVARLARRALREQTR